The proteins below come from a single Periophthalmus magnuspinnatus isolate fPerMag1 chromosome 7, fPerMag1.2.pri, whole genome shotgun sequence genomic window:
- the mapk13 gene encoding mitogen-activated protein kinase 13 gives MEARTFYREEINNTTWEVVEKYSRLKQIGTGAYGSVCSAINEKTNEKVAIKKLHRPFQSEIFAKRAYRELRLLKHMKHENVIGLLDVFTSATSLDDFQDFYLVMPYMFTDLSKVRGHLSEDKVQFLVYQMLCGLRYIHKAGIIHRDLKPGNLAVNQDCELKILDFGLARSADAEMTGYVVTRWYRAPEVILNWMHYTQTVDIWSVGCIMAEMINGKTLFKGKDYMDQLTQIMKVTGVPGPEFIQKLDTPEARSYMKNLTPYPRKDFSVLFPRVSDKCVDLLEKMLVLDGDERPTAELALEHPYFDSLRDPDDLPEPKPYDDTHDNATMSLEEWKRLCFKEMKSFVPFPRRDSKRKNTLTMSP, from the exons ATGGAGGCTCGGACTTTCTACCGCGAAGAGATCAACAACACGACGTGGGAAGTGGTCGAGAAGTACAGTCGCCTCAAGCAGATCGGCACCGGGGCGTACGGTTCGGTCTG CTCAGCTATTAACGAGAAGACAAACGAGAAAGTGGCCATCAAGAAGCTGCACCGGCCATTCCAGTCAGAGATCTTTGCAAAGAGGGCCTACCGCGAGCTGCGACTGCTCAAACACATGAAGCACGAGAAT GTGATAGGACTTCTAGATGTGTTCACATCTGCCACAAGCCTTGACGACTTCCAGGACTT CTACCTGGTGATGCCTTACATGTTCACAGACCTATCAAAAGTACGAGGCCATCTTTCTGAAGACAAGGTCCAGTTTCTGGTTTACCAGATGCTCTGTGGACTAAGG tatattcACAAGGCTGGGATTATCCACAGG GATTTGAAACCTGGTAACCTGGCAGTAAATCAAGACTGTGAACTCAAG ATCCTGGACTTTGGCCTGGCTCGCAGCGCTGATGCTGAGATGACTGGTTATGTGGTGACCCGGTGGTACCGAGCACCTGAGGTCATTCTGAACTGGATGCACTACACGCAGACTG TGGACATCTGGTCAGTGGGCTGCATCATGGCTGAGATGATCAACGGGAAAACACTATTTAAAGGCAAAGATT ACATGGACCAGCTGACCCAAATCATGAAAGTAACTGGAGTCCCAGGACCAGAATTTATACAGAAGCTGGACACTCCCGAG GCCAGGAGTTATATGAAAAACCTTACACCTTATCCTCGTAAAGACTTCTCTGTTTTATTCCCCAGAGTCAGTGATAAGT GCGTAGACCTCCTTGAGAAGATGCTGGTCCTTGATGGAGATGAACGGCCCACAGCAGAACTGGCTTTGGAGCACCCATACTTTGACAGCCTACGGGACCCAGACGACCTCCCTGAGCCTAAGCCATATGATGACACCCACGACAACGCTACGATGTCCCTCGAGGAGTGGAAGA GGTTATGTTTTAAAGAGATGAAGAGCTTTGTGCCTTTCCCACGGAGAGACTCCAAAAGGAAAAACACTCTCACTATGTCTCCATAA